Below is a genomic region from Chloroflexota bacterium.
ACATGCCCGTCTTCGAACACCTGCACATCTGGCAGCAGTCCATCATCCAGGCGAAGGTACAAAGCCGCTACGCGGCGCTTCTGGTCAGCCTGCACGCCATCACCCTCGCGGAATGGGCCCTGGCGGCGCTCGAGGAGGACGAGGAGGATCGATTCCTTCGACGTAACTTCGTGGACACGCAGAGGAACTTCCAGGAACAGCTACGCGAGGAGCTGGCCAGGGACCCGGCCTGGGCTGCATGGGTCAAGCCCGACCGACTCGAGACGAACCTGCGCCTGCTCAAAGTGTGCGACGAGCTATCATTGACCATCTGCGACGGCTGGAAGCTTCCACGGCGGATCGAAAACGCCCCCCACACCGGGCTCGGGGACTTCACCTCGCTGGAGGTCAAGCGAGCGGCTGACGGGGATTTCGTCATACAGCCCTATCCCTTCGACACATCCCCGCTCATCCTTCACGTGGAAGAGCGCCATCTCCCGTCCAAAACCTTCCCCGATGACGAGGCATTGCAGGATGCGCTGATGATGGCCCCCACGCAGACGTGGACGTTCACCATCTCCCAGGGATAGCGCATCCGGGGATCACAGCCAGTCCAACAGATCGAACACGGAATCCACCACCAGATCGGCGTGCTCCAGGTCGTCCCGCTGGCCGAAGCCGGAGAGGACACCAATGGCCAGCGCCCCCGCAGCCTGTGCCGCGGCGATGTCCACTGCGGTGTCCCCCACCACGGCACAGCGCTCCACATCCACGCCCAGCTCCTGCGCGGCGTGGAGGATCGGGCCCGGATGCGGCTTCAGGCGCGGGTAGTTATCCCGTGCCACGATCACCTCCACG
It encodes:
- a CDS encoding DUF3891 family protein yields the protein MLIRETETGLTVITQPGHAWVAAQLAAHWGNETFARPEPWPDVILAIAIHDNGWTTWETLPERMPDTGRPRDFMHMPVFEHLHIWQQSIIQAKVQSRYAALLVSLHAITLAEWALAALEEDEEDRFLRRNFVDTQRNFQEQLREELARDPAWAAWVKPDRLETNLRLLKVCDELSLTICDGWKLPRRIENAPHTGLGDFTSLEVKRAADGDFVIQPYPFDTSPLILHVEERHLPSKTFPDDEALQDALMMAPTQTWTFTISQG